A region of Chelonoidis abingdonii isolate Lonesome George chromosome 8, CheloAbing_2.0, whole genome shotgun sequence DNA encodes the following proteins:
- the BOK gene encoding bcl-2-related ovarian killer protein isoform X3, with the protein MRGDELEYIRPNIYRNIARQLNISLHSETVVTDAFLAVAAQIFTAGITWGKVVSLYAVAAGLAVDCVRQAQPAMVHAIVDCLGEFVRKTLVTWLKRRGGWADITKCVVNTDPSLRSHWLVAAICSFGHFLKAIFFVLLPER; encoded by the exons GGGACGAGCTAGAATACATCCGACCAAATATTTACCGGAATATCGCCCGGCAGCTGAACATCTCACTGCACTCCGAGACCGTGGTAACTGATGCCTTCTTGGCAGTAGCGGCCCAGATCTTCACGGCAG GCATAACATGGGGCAAGGTCGTGTCTCTCTATGCTGTGGCTGCTGGACTGGCTGTGGACTGCGTCAGACAGGCCCAGCCAGCAATGGTGCATGCCATTGTGGACTGCCTGGGAGAGTTTGTCCGCAAGACCTTGGTGACGTGGCTGAAGAGGAGAGGAGGCTGG GCAGACATCACAAAATGTGTGGTGAATACTGATCCCAGCCTTCGCTCCCATTGGCTCGTGGCTGCCATTTGTAGCTTTGGTCACTTCCTGAAGGCCATCTTCTTTGTGCTGTTACCAGAGAGATGA